GAGCGAGCTCCTGGAAACATCTTTCAGCAAGAGAGATGTTGAAGAAACCCTTGCACTAGTTGTGGAAGTGGAAGAGATGGAACATCAGGTCGATGTTGTGGAAAAGGAACTTATGAAGAAGGTCTTCATGGAAGAAGAGTCACTTGGAGGGGCAGGTGTCTACCATCTATCGCGGCTCATAACAGAAATTGGTAATATCGCCGACAAGTCAGAGCATGCTGCAGATCGGCTCAGGACTATGGTAATGAGAAGGTAAGCCTTCTCAAACCTTTTTTTATCTGTGCAGATTTCCGTCCTCATTCAGCTTTTTTAATAACTCGATTACAGAATATGATGCACGTGTGATACCCATACTGCGTCTGTCAGTATCGGTGCCGGCAACATAGAGATTTTTAACAGGTGTCCTGATATCCGCAAAGTATCCGTCAATGGTAACAGCCGCTTTTTCAGGAACAGTGATCTGTTCGTGTTTCATCTCAACGTGCTCCTCTACGGCAGGTATGGCCCGGTATATGGTCTCATATGCCTTTTTGATCTCGGAAGCCTCGCTCTTTCCGTCATTGATTATAAAACTAAAACCAATAAGCTGTCTGCCTTTTGGTGCGAGTGAAGCATCATAGTTACTGATAGGCATCGCCCAGTAGGGGTTGTCCTTGAACCAGATCTCAGACCCCATATAGCTGAACTCATCCATTACAGTATCCAGCCCGAGCCATGTAGTAAGGCTCTTTGTATGGACTACACCTTTGAGTTCATCCATGTAAGAGGCAGGCAGGCTTTCCGTCATTTTAGGCAGGTCTGTGACAAAACCCGTATGTATGACGGTATCTGCATAATATGTATCATCAGCCTCGACACCAACAGCTTTTCCGTCGGCGGTAAGTATCCGGCTCACCTCACATTCGGTTTTGATCTCAACACTTCTCGGAAGAGAGAAAAGCAGTGCATTAAGGAGTGCCTTGAGACCCTTACGGGGATAACCCTGGGAATAGCTTACACGGTTGGTGGCCAGCCTTCCAAGGGATGACACCGGTCTTGAAACCCTATCCATTCTTGCCTGCAGGGATGTATGCAGGTTCGTAGGTAGTACGGATTTGAGAGCCGGTTCCGTCTGAGGCTTCTCGTTATTCTTCATTATGCTTTCCATCTGTTCCTGCGGGACACTGTCCCTGACAAAGCTGCTGCCTGCCAGTATTCTCTGGGCGGATGTCTGTTTCATATCCTTGCCTGAAAGGAAATAGGAAATAGCATCCATGAAATCATATGTGTCCCTGGAAAGATTCCCTGGCATGGAATCATAGACCGACTGCTTTGAAAGGTCTATCCCGAAAGTGCATAATGTCAGTGCCTTTGTAATGGCCTGCGTAACCACTATCCTGTCCTTTTTGGGAAGTATGTCAAAAGTAACAAACTCCTTTACATTGGACGGTACCTTCACAAAGGAATCTTCTGTACGCACATAATAGTTACCATAATCCTCAAAGATCGGCACATAATCAAAATAGTTATCCATCAGCCTTCTCAGAGGACCAACTTCAAGATGTGTAATTGCATGGGCACCTGTGTCCACCTGGAAACCATCAACCATATAACTGTTACAGTTTCCACCCACAAATCTGTTCTTTTCAAGAACCAGCACCCTGTTACCGTGTTTGGACAGCGCCAGGGCCGAGAGCAGGCCGCTTATACCTGCACCCACAACTATTACATCATATTTTTCCATTTAATCCCCTCAAATTTTCTCATATGGAAAAATATGATGTAATAGTATATATTTGTTTTTACTCGAATATCTCGGGTACTATGCGCCTTGCAACTTCTTCGTATGCCTTGGAAAGATCACCCTTGTCAAAGCGGAATATATCCTTATCCATGGACTGTCCCGTACTTTTGTCCCAGAGCCTGCAGGTATCACATGATATCTCATCGGCCACCACGATCTCCCCGCCCTTTCTTCCGAACTCAAGTTTGAAATCCGGGAGAAGGAATCCTTTTTCATCAAGATATTTTACAAGGATATCGTTGATCTTGAGTGCCATTTCACGTATCTGTGCTATCTCCTCGTAAGTTGCTATACCAAGTGCTACTGTAATATCTTCGTTGAGCATCGGGTCACCATACTCATCGCTCTTGTAGTCCAGAACTATCACAGGTTTGTCAAAAACAGTTCCCTCTTCTATAGGATACTTGCGTGTTATGGAACCTGCTGCGATATTACGTGGTATTACTTCAATTGCTATTATCTCCACTGCATCCACAAGCATATCGGTATCGGATTCCATTTCAATATAATGGGTCTTGATACCTTCCTCTTCGAGCATCTCGAAGATCTTTCTGGATATCTGGGCGTTATAATAGCCTTTCTTTGCAGCCTCACTCTTTTTCTTGCCGTCGAATGCTGTCAGGCTGTCCCTGAACTGGGCAATAAGCTTAGCTGGATCATCTGTCTTGTAAATTGTTTTTGCTTTACCTGAATACAATTCTTCTCTTTTCATCGGCATCACTTCTCGACTAAGGCTTTTTTTGTTCTAATGCTTTATGCTGATATAGTATAATTATTTATGTTTTAACATATGTACTATAAATGCATACGAAATGTTATTATTTCAGTCATATGTGACTATTGAAGGTGATCTTATTGGACCAGGAACTTATGCGTATAGGTGTGTCACTTCCCGAAAACCTGCTTAGCAAATTTGACGCGATCATTGAGAAAAGAGGCTATTCTTCAAGATCGGAAGGCATAAGAGATGCTATCCGGAACTACATCACACACTACGAATGGATGAGCGATGTAAAAGGCAGGCGTGTGGGCACGATAACATTGATCTATGACCACACCAAGCGTGGTCTTTCAAGTGCCCTGACAGACATACAGCATGAATATGCGCACCTTATAAAGTCAGCTATCCACATCCATCTGGACCATGATAACTGCCTCGAGGTAGTGATCCTTGACGGAGAGGGTGAGGATGTTAAAGCCGTCGCCGAGAGGATCATGTCATTAAAGGGCGTTACCTACGTAAAGCTCAATACCGCACTCCCTGCCGAAACCTGAAGGACTACAATTGATCCTGTAATTTTTCACTGAAGGACGATTCCATCGTCCTTAAAAGGTTTTTACCAAAATCCGTTAAGCAGTATACCTGGAAATTCCTCTCTCTTTTTGATTCTACCAGGTTTGCGTCCTTGAGCATCTTCAGATGGTAGGATAGTGCCGAATGCTTGTAATCGGTAATCTCTACCAGAACACAGACACAGAGGTCGCTTACCTCAAGGGCTTTAAGTATATGTACCCTTACGGGATCAGACAACACTTTAAAAAGGGATACCAGCGAGCCTACGTCCTCTTGCATGGCTTCATGGACCTTTAAGGCCACATCATCAGGGAGGAAATATGGCTCAGGGCACTCCTGACTTGATTCTATTTTCATCTGCTTGACTATTGTCCCTGAGGGTTAATAAGTTTTGTAACCCTCATGAACATGTAAAAAAAAAGGGATGGATCAGTTCAGACCCTTTTCATTGAAGAATGGAGAGTACTTTTTGTCACTTTCCTGTATATGGTTCACAAGCCAGTTCTTGAGGAAATTGAGTAGATCGAAGCTCAGACCGGCCTTCCCGCTCTCATAATCTTTTTTGAAATCCCCGACCTGCTGGATAAATTTGTCATGTTCTTTTTTATGTGCCGCATATTCCGGATATTTGTACTGTACCATGTACTTTTCTTCAGTGGAGAAATGATATTGAGTATATTCAGCCATCTCATTAATTATTCCAAGGGCAACCTCCTTGCTCTTGGCATTCAGCATTGCATCATGCAGCTCATTGATCATGCGCACCAGATTCTTGTGCTGTTCATCGATTTCCTTTATGTTCATGCTGTATTTATCAGACCAGGTTACAAGTGCCATATTAAATCACAAATAAATATTGATATAAAAATATATAAATAAATTGGCAGCAAGTACCTGCTGCCCTTAGAGCACTGCAACCCGCTATTTCATTTAATACCCTTTGTTACAGCCTTGATCAGCTCGATCACAAGCATTGTGGAGAATGCAATTCCGATCGGCAGTATCCATTGCTGTGCTGTCAGGGGCACCAGCTCGAAAATATTGCTGAGGAACGGAATATACATTGCAGACAGCGTCAGCAGGAAGCTCACCGTTACACCTACCAGCATGATCTTATTTGTAAGAAAGCCCCTGCTGAATATGGATTTGTCAAGAGACCTGAACGCAAAGGGTACGAACAATATCATGCTGACCACTGTTGCGAAGGTTACTGTCCTTGCAAACTGCGTATTCTCGGCAGGATCGTTTAATACAAATACCAGCAGAGATGCCGAACCCATAACAAGAGCGTTGCTTATCATCAACACAAGGTTGCGTCTGTTGAGTATACTCTCATTCGGGTCCCTAGGGTCCCGGTCCATTATACCCTCTTCCGGAGGGTCCAGTCCCAGTCCTATGGACGGCATGATCTCACTGAACATATTGATGAACAGAATCTGCAAAGCCAGAAGCGGTATAAGTTCGTAACCAAGCAGGGTTATACCCAGGATAATCAGTATAACCTCGGTAAAGTTTCTTGAGATCAGATAGGTGGTGAACTTCTCGATGTTCTCGTAGATAGCCCTGCCTCTTCTTACAGCCTCCACGATTGTGGCGAAATTGTCATCCTGAAGCACCATCACACTGGACTCCTTGGCAACATCAGTACCCTTAATACCCATTGCAATACCTATATCGGCCTTCTTCAGCGCAGGAGCATCGTTCACACCGTCACCAGTCATGGCAGCTATATGTCCCTGTTTCTGAAGTGCCCCGACAATCCTGAGTTTCTGCTCGGGCATGGTCCTGGCATATATATTGATGTGGTCCACCAGTGCTTCGAACTCCTCATCATCCAGTTCGTCCAGTTCCTGCCCCGTAATAGCACAGTCTTCGACAATACGCATGACCTTTTCCCGGTCTTTGACCTCCACATGCTCAGGCAACCCACATTTGGTCTTGTAGTCAAAAAGACCTATACTACCGGCTATGGCCTTTGCGGTCTCCTGATTGTCACCTGTTATCATAACCACCCTTACCCCGGCCTTATGACTCGTTGCCACAGCTTCCTTTACTTCTTCGCGGGGAGGGTCTATCATCGCCACAAGTCCCAGGAAGGTCATGTGTTCTTCTATGGTTGCTTCGGAGGAGGTGTCCGGATCTTCCCTGTAGGCAACCGCCAGCACTCTGTAGGCAGAACTTGCAAACTCCAGGTTCTTATCCATTATCTGCCTGCGCATCTCATCGTCCAGAGAGACGATATCACCATCGATCTCGATGTCATCGCAGACTTCAATAACACTCTCTGGAGCACCTTTTGTGAACGAGACGGTTTCTCCTTCGTTCTCGTGTACTGTGGTCATCAACTTTCTTTCGGATGTGAACACGATTTCCTCGACCCTTGGGTAATCATCCTCAAGGTCGTCCTTCCAGAGGTCAGCCTTTGCAGCCACAACGGTGAGTGCTATCTCGGTAGGATCTCCCACAACGTCCCATTTGTCATCCCTCTTTTCCAGGGATGAGTTATTGCACAGTGCTATGGCCTTGAGCAATTTCAATGCAGTGGGATCTTGCTTTATTTCCCTATTCTTTTCATTCTCAAGGAACTCACCCTTTGGAGTATACCCGGAACCTGTGACCTCGATTATTTCCTCGTTGACCAGTATCCGTCCCACTGTCATCTCATTACGGGTCAGCGTCCCGGTCTTATCCGTACAGATGACATCCGTGGAACCAAGCGTCTCCACTCCCAGCATCTTCCGGATGATAGCGTTATGTTGTGCCAGGCGTCGCATACCAAAGGCAAGGGTCATTGTCATGGTCAGAGGCAGGCCTTCGGGTACTGCTCCCACTGCAAGTGCAATGGCTATCAGCAGCATCTCTTCAAGAGGCGCACCCTGGAGAACCCCGATGGCAAGTGCCAGAAGAGAGGCCACAAGTGCAAGACCGGCAAGGGTGCGAGACAACTTTGCTATCCTTTTCTGAAGGGGAGTCTCCTCTTCCTTCATCTGGATAAGACCTGCGATCTGACCAAGTTTTGTTTCCATACCGGTGTCAGTCACAACGCCCCTGCACTTTCCGTGAACTATCTGGGTACCGGCAAATATCTTATCTGATATACCTTTACCCACCGGCTGACTCTCACCTGTCAGGGCGGCCTCATCAAGTCTCAAAGCAACGCTTTCAAAGACCACAGCATCAGCAGGAACCCTGTCCCCGCTCTCCAGCATGAGTATATCACCCGGAACGACCTCTCTGCTCTTCACTTTGCGAGGTTTGCCTTCCCTTACCACAGTGGTCTCAGGCTGGACTATCCTCTGAAGAGACTCCATGGCTTTCTCAGCACGATACTCCTGGAAGAAACCGAGTATCACAACAATAGAAACGATTACCATTATGACCCAGAAGTTGATTATCTCATCAACCAGAAGAGAGAGAAATGCAGCCGCAATGAGTACCCAGATTATGAAGTTCTTGAACTGTCTTACAAGAATATCCCTTGCGGTGGTCTTTTTTGCCTCTTTGAGCTGGTTCATTCCGTATTTATCAAGACGTTCCCGTACCTGTTCTTCATTAAGTCCTTTTTCAGAACTGTCTACTTCTGTAAATACTTCATCAAGCTGATTTGAACCTTCGACCACCCGGGCTACCTCCCATTAAGCTATACAAGCTCTTACGTAATAAACTATATCTGTCACCCTTTACGTAAACTTTTGATATTTGCGGCAAAGCTGCCGGAGATATAGTTTTCATTTATTCTGCAGACATAAGAAGCAAATCCCATGCCTCTTTCGATGACCCTGTCCCACACGGATTCGGACATTCTTTGAGCTTTTGAGGGCGAAATATTTTCACATAGAAACTGGTAGACAATACCAGCATTGAAGTTGTCACCGGCACCGACGGTACTTGCCGTTTCAATTTCAGGAGTACTGTAATACTTTGATAGCTCCGGTGTGCGCAGACATACTCCATCCTTTCCCATGGTGTATATGAGACACATACAACCACTGTCCCGTACATAATCATAGGCATCATCGGCATTAACGAGTCCCTCCAAACTAATCATGTCCTCATGGGATGCCCTCACGATATCTGCATAAGCGATATTTTCCTGTACCATTTCTGCAGTATCTTCAGATGACATGCCATGAGATGGCCTGATATTGGGATCATATATTATGGAAGCACCTTTACTTTTTGCTTCATCAAGCAGGGTTTTTAGTTCGGGTCTGATCTCCCTGGAAACCGCGAGTATAGAACTGAACATGATGATATCCTCCGAAGAGAGATCACTTATCGTTTTCAGGCTTCTTGAAACGGGAAAGTCCTCATAGAAGCTGTATCTGGCATCATTCTCTACATTGAGAAAAGCAAGTGCCAGGGGAGATTTTCTGCCATTATAGATAGATATCAGTTCAGTGGAAACACTATTGTCTTTCAGGAACTGGCAGATAAGATGTCCTATATCGTCATCTGCAAACTCTGTTAAGAGGAATACTTCTGCCCCTGCTCTTCCCAGGGATACTGTGCTGTTGAGCATGGACCCGCCAGGACAGGCAGAGCGTACGCTTCCGGCCTCAAAAAGGATGTCCAGGAATGTCTCACTTATAGCAAAAACCCGGGATATGCTCTCACCTCGAACAGCGGCTGGTTACTGTTCCTTGATCTCTTTCAACGTACCTGTATAATAGACCGGTCTTCCCTCATCATTTCTAAAAATGCAGGTATTCTCCTGTACCCATTTAACCTGACCATCACCGGTCCTGATCCGGTACGTCTGGACGAAATCATAGGCTCCTTCCCTGGCGTTCTCCTGTAGTTCAAGCAGAGCCCCTGCAGCATCTTCCGGATCGATCATATCACCATATGCAAGTTTTCCGGAATGGAAATCCTCTGCACGGTATCCGAATTCAGAGATATTGTCCGAAATGAACTCTACCATTCCTCCCTCCCTGGCCTCACGAACAAAAGCAACCACAGGCATGTGGTTGACTAGCTTCTCAAGAGCCCTCACATACATTTCAGAGCCACGTATAGTATCCACAGGCTTTACTTTTTCGTCATAATTGTCTTCAAGGGATATCTGCTCCTCAAATTCTACCTCGTGCCTTGCCATACATCCGTCCCCCAATGGTTGGTAATATTGCACTATTTATTTTTCATGCTATAGCTTAAGTAATTACTGACCTGTATCCGCAGATACTGGCTCCTGCATGGAAGACATGATACTTTCCTTGTAACGGATGGCCCTTTCAAGCATGAAAGGAGACAATATGATCGATACTATCACCATGAGTACAATTGCCGAGAAAATTTCTTCCCGGATAACCCCGAGTTGCCTTCCAATACTGATGATTACAAGTTCCACACCTGCCCTTGGCATCATACCCACACCGAATATCAGACTGTCCACATTATCGAAACCTATCAGTTTTGTGCCCACAAAACCACCTATAAGCTTAGCAAGTAAAGCCATGACAACTACAGAGATAGCGAAAAGAACAGATGTGGCGTTTATAGCCATCTCGACTGAAAAACCGATAAAAGCAAAGAACAGGGGTGTGAACAGGCCGTAAGCCAGACCGTTGACCTCTTTCTGTATGACATCTATCTTTGCAAAGGGCAGGTCAGAAAGTATAACGCCTCCCAGAAAAGCCCCGATAGCCGGATGAAGTCCGAACACCTGGGACAGGTAGGCGCAGAAAAGAGCCACGATGATAACAAAGGAGAACAGGGATTCCCTTGTATGCATCTTCTGGATATAACCGAAAGCAAACGGCAGTATTTTTAATCCAAGTAACAGCATGATTATTATGAAAACTATGATCCTGAATGAAATACCCATAACAGAAGTTCCCGGAAGTAGCTGATTTGAGTTTGCCAGCGAAACTACGATGGAGAGAAGAAATATACCGATTATGTCATCGAATATGGTGGATGTAAGCATCAGTGAACCGGCTTTGCTGGAAAGGTAATCAGAATCTATAAGGGTTCTTATGACCACACTTATACTGGTCGGACTGAAGGCCACGGCCATGAAAAGACTTTCGATATATCCAAAACCAAAGATCCTTCCGATCAGGAATCCAAAGGAAAAAGATACGAATATCTGAAACACCGTTGGGATCAGGGCTTTTATAGAAGTATCTTCAAGATCCTTTAGATGTACTTCCCTGTATCCGGCGGTAAAAAGCAGGAAAATAGCCCCAAGCTCTGCAAAAAAACCAAAGACCTCCGTGTTTGTGGGCCTCAGTAAAAAGGCAAATATAAAACCAGCAGAAATTTCTCCTACAATTGAAAGAAGGCCCAGTCTTTCTGTGGCCTCACCGAGTAACCTTGCAAACAGAAGTATCAGCAATATCTGAAAAAGGACTTCCATTCATCAGTTGCTCCGTAAGCTGCATATCTTTTTTATCAGATCCAACCTGGAGACCACTCCCAGGAGCTTGTTGCCGTTGACAACACATATGCGTTCAAGATGGTGTTTCATCATAAGATCTGCAACATCACACAAATCCGTTTTGTGATCGACAGTTAGCGGGTGATCTACCATCATTTTTTCAGCAGTCTCACTTAAAGATCTTACAGCCATAAGATGAGTGTGGTTGTTTCGGGGGATCCTCTCAAAAAAGAGAAATTCAAGTACATTACCCGGATCTATGGTTCCAACAAGGTTTCTTCTCTTATCGACAACCGGATAAATATGATATGAGTATTCCAGCATCACTTTGATGATACTTTCAATAGTGTCGTCCTCCCTGAAACTCACAGGGTCCCTGGACATGATCTCACTTACGGATATGTTTTTACACTGATCGGAAAGCTTCGAGCTGTCCCGGGAGGAAATTCGTTCTTCAGCATCATCCTGCATTTAAATCACCTTTATCTGTTGATCAAATGTTTTCAAGAAAAATATCCGTGAATTGGCTAAAAAAGAAGAAAAAAGGTGTCTGTCCTCACGCAAATGCGCGGAGGATTTTATTTAATATAGAGTCCGCACTTGCAGGCACCACGGTTTTCAACATCTCTTGCCCTTGCGGCACACGGACAGATGATCTTCTTGTCCTTTTCCTTGTCACCGGTTCTTTTCTGACAGAAGCAGTACCATTCTCCGTATTGTTTCTTATTGTTGGCGATGCCCTTTACCGCTGTGGTGATCACATCCCAGTCAGTGTTGAGCTTGTACCCTGTTTGCTCTGCATTTTTCTTAGACCTTTCATAGAATTCAGATTCAAGTTCACCTTCGAATTTCATTTTTACCACTTCTGTTTAACTAAACCACGTCTGTTTTATTTACACAAATTAAACTGTTCGCATGGATTTAATATTTTGCCTCTTCCTTAGCTAATTCTGCGAGTTTCTGTCCGACAGCCTTGCAGTCCTCAAGATCTTCCTCGAATGGACGGAATTTAACCTGAAGACTTTCCACAGGCATTTCAAATCTTGCGGATTCCAGCTCCTTTTCCATACCCTTAACAGCTCCTCCTCCCCATCCGTAGGAACCGAACAGGAAGAACTTCTTGCCCTTTGGCCGGAGTCCCGTCATATATGTGAGAAAACCGGAGATCGTATAGAACATCTTATTGTTCATTGTAGGCGATCCGATGGCAATAACGGGAGACTCCATGACCTCTTTCATGGTCATGCTCCAGTCATTCTTTCTAAGATGGCGCAGCCTGACCTCCACACCTGCGGAACGTACACCCTCTACTATTTCCTTTGCCATCTTCTCGGTACTGCCCCACATGGTATCATACAGGACCAATACCTTCTCCGAAGTTTCTCCCTTTGCCCATCGTCCATAAGCTTCTATAACCTTTGCCGGGTCTTTCCGCCATATGACTCCGTGGGCAGGTGCTATCATTATATCCGTACCGATACCCAGTTCACCCAGCTTGTCAACATACTTCAGGATCTGGGAGCTGAAAGGAAGCAGTATATTGGCATAGTAGATGGCAGCATCTTCCATCACATCCTCTACCTCATCATCAAAACGCTTTGATGTGGCGATATGCTGACCGAAGGCATCATTGGAGAATAGGATCTTATCCTCCTTGACATATGTCTGCATACTGTCCGGCCAGTGAAGCATGGTGGCCTCAATGAACATCAATGTCCGCTTTCCAAGGCTCAGCTCATCTCCCGTGCCTACGACCTGCAGGTCCCAGTCATCAAATCCTTCTTCCTTATAATACTCATAAAGACCTGTTTTGCCCTTGGATGATGCAAATAATTTCGCATCAGGTGCAATCTCCATTATTCTGGATATGGAACTGGAATGATCCATTTCAACATGGTTCGAGATAACATAGTCGATCTTTGACGGATCAACTATCTGGCTTATGCGCTTTAGCATTTCTTCTGCAAAGGGCGCCTTTACCGTATCTATCAATGCGATCTTCTCGTCAATCACCAGGTATGCATTGTAGCTTCCACCCTTGGGAGTCTCATAACCATGGAAATCACGCAGGTTCCAGTCTACAACACCCACCCAGTAGATACCTTCGGCCACTTTCAATGGCTCATAATCGTCCATAGGAATCCCCTACTCATGTCTGCATTCTGAACTGGGTTGCGTAGTCAAGGAGCTCTTCAATTATCCTGTAATGGCTCCTCTCCACATCTTCCATGTTTTCGAAGAATTCTTTCTGTTCCTGATCGGTGGCTTTCTTTGCAAGCTCTTCGTAGAAGAATTCGCTCTTGTGTTCGAATCTGAGCGCGCCGAGCAACACTCCCACCTCTTCGAGTGTTTTATCTGAGAACTCCTCCCTGAAAGAAGCCTTGAAGTCAGGATACTCAAACTCAACAACAGGTGCTTTCTTGCTTTCCCTGTACTGCCTCAGGTATTCGGCATGTTTTTTCTCTTCGTCAGCAAGGAACTTGTACAGGCTCTTACCAGTCTCATGCTCCATACTTGAAGCCCTTTCGAGGTAGTACTCCCTTCCTTCTTCCTCCAGTTCAATTGCCATGGCAATTGCTTCATCTATCGATTCCAGCCTGTCGAGTTTCTCTGCTATTTCATGTAGAACATCTTTCATATTAATACCCCTGACAAATTA
The window above is part of the Methanolobus zinderi genome. Proteins encoded here:
- a CDS encoding phytoene desaturase family protein, which encodes MEKYDVIVVGAGISGLLSALALSKHGNRVLVLEKNRFVGGNCNSYMVDGFQVDTGAHAITHLEVGPLRRLMDNYFDYVPIFEDYGNYYVRTEDSFVKVPSNVKEFVTFDILPKKDRIVVTQAITKALTLCTFGIDLSKQSVYDSMPGNLSRDTYDFMDAISYFLSGKDMKQTSAQRILAGSSFVRDSVPQEQMESIMKNNEKPQTEPALKSVLPTNLHTSLQARMDRVSRPVSSLGRLATNRVSYSQGYPRKGLKALLNALLFSLPRSVEIKTECEVSRILTADGKAVGVEADDTYYADTVIHTGFVTDLPKMTESLPASYMDELKGVVHTKSLTTWLGLDTVMDEFSYMGSEIWFKDNPYWAMPISNYDASLAPKGRQLIGFSFIINDGKSEASEIKKAYETIYRAIPAVEEHVEMKHEQITVPEKAAVTIDGYFADIRTPVKNLYVAGTDTDRRSMGITRASYSVIELLKKLNEDGNLHR
- the purC gene encoding phosphoribosylaminoimidazolesuccinocarboxamide synthase encodes the protein MKREELYSGKAKTIYKTDDPAKLIAQFRDSLTAFDGKKKSEAAKKGYYNAQISRKIFEMLEEEGIKTHYIEMESDTDMLVDAVEIIAIEVIPRNIAAGSITRKYPIEEGTVFDKPVIVLDYKSDEYGDPMLNEDITVALGIATYEEIAQIREMALKINDILVKYLDEKGFLLPDFKLEFGRKGGEIVVADEISCDTCRLWDKSTGQSMDKDIFRFDKGDLSKAYEEVARRIVPEIFE
- the nikR gene encoding nickel-responsive transcriptional regulator NikR, with product MDQELMRIGVSLPENLLSKFDAIIEKRGYSSRSEGIRDAIRNYITHYEWMSDVKGRRVGTITLIYDHTKRGLSSALTDIQHEYAHLIKSAIHIHLDHDNCLEVVILDGEGEDVKAVAERIMSLKGVTYVKLNTALPAET
- a CDS encoding ArsR/SmtB family transcription factor — translated: MKIESSQECPEPYFLPDDVALKVHEAMQEDVGSLVSLFKVLSDPVRVHILKALEVSDLCVCVLVEITDYKHSALSYHLKMLKDANLVESKRERNFQVYCLTDFGKNLLRTMESSFSEKLQDQL
- a CDS encoding bacteriohemerythrin, producing the protein MALVTWSDKYSMNIKEIDEQHKNLVRMINELHDAMLNAKSKEVALGIINEMAEYTQYHFSTEEKYMVQYKYPEYAAHKKEHDKFIQQVGDFKKDYESGKAGLSFDLLNFLKNWLVNHIQESDKKYSPFFNEKGLN
- a CDS encoding cation-translocating P-type ATPase, giving the protein MVEGSNQLDEVFTEVDSSEKGLNEEQVRERLDKYGMNQLKEAKKTTARDILVRQFKNFIIWVLIAAAFLSLLVDEIINFWVIMVIVSIVVILGFFQEYRAEKAMESLQRIVQPETTVVREGKPRKVKSREVVPGDILMLESGDRVPADAVVFESVALRLDEAALTGESQPVGKGISDKIFAGTQIVHGKCRGVVTDTGMETKLGQIAGLIQMKEEETPLQKRIAKLSRTLAGLALVASLLALAIGVLQGAPLEEMLLIAIALAVGAVPEGLPLTMTMTLAFGMRRLAQHNAIIRKMLGVETLGSTDVICTDKTGTLTRNEMTVGRILVNEEIIEVTGSGYTPKGEFLENEKNREIKQDPTALKLLKAIALCNNSSLEKRDDKWDVVGDPTEIALTVVAAKADLWKDDLEDDYPRVEEIVFTSERKLMTTVHENEGETVSFTKGAPESVIEVCDDIEIDGDIVSLDDEMRRQIMDKNLEFASSAYRVLAVAYREDPDTSSEATIEEHMTFLGLVAMIDPPREEVKEAVATSHKAGVRVVMITGDNQETAKAIAGSIGLFDYKTKCGLPEHVEVKDREKVMRIVEDCAITGQELDELDDEEFEALVDHINIYARTMPEQKLRIVGALQKQGHIAAMTGDGVNDAPALKKADIGIAMGIKGTDVAKESSVMVLQDDNFATIVEAVRRGRAIYENIEKFTTYLISRNFTEVILIILGITLLGYELIPLLALQILFINMFSEIMPSIGLGLDPPEEGIMDRDPRDPNESILNRRNLVLMISNALVMGSASLLVFVLNDPAENTQFARTVTFATVVSMILFVPFAFRSLDKSIFSRGFLTNKIMLVGVTVSFLLTLSAMYIPFLSNIFELVPLTAQQWILPIGIAFSTMLVIELIKAVTKGIK
- a CDS encoding PfkB family carbohydrate kinase — protein: MLNSTVSLGRAGAEVFLLTEFADDDIGHLICQFLKDNSVSTELISIYNGRKSPLALAFLNVENDARYSFYEDFPVSRSLKTISDLSSEDIIMFSSILAVSREIRPELKTLLDEAKSKGASIIYDPNIRPSHGMSSEDTAEMVQENIAYADIVRASHEDMISLEGLVNADDAYDYVRDSGCMCLIYTMGKDGVCLRTPELSKYYSTPEIETASTVGAGDNFNAGIVYQFLCENISPSKAQRMSESVWDRVIERGMGFASYVCRINENYISGSFAANIKSLRKG
- a CDS encoding PAS domain-containing protein: MARHEVEFEEQISLEDNYDEKVKPVDTIRGSEMYVRALEKLVNHMPVVAFVREAREGGMVEFISDNISEFGYRAEDFHSGKLAYGDMIDPEDAAGALLELQENAREGAYDFVQTYRIRTGDGQVKWVQENTCIFRNDEGRPVYYTGTLKEIKEQ
- a CDS encoding cation:proton antiporter, whose protein sequence is MEVLFQILLILLFARLLGEATERLGLLSIVGEISAGFIFAFLLRPTNTEVFGFFAELGAIFLLFTAGYREVHLKDLEDTSIKALIPTVFQIFVSFSFGFLIGRIFGFGYIESLFMAVAFSPTSISVVIRTLIDSDYLSSKAGSLMLTSTIFDDIIGIFLLSIVVSLANSNQLLPGTSVMGISFRIIVFIIIMLLLGLKILPFAFGYIQKMHTRESLFSFVIIVALFCAYLSQVFGLHPAIGAFLGGVILSDLPFAKIDVIQKEVNGLAYGLFTPLFFAFIGFSVEMAINATSVLFAISVVVMALLAKLIGGFVGTKLIGFDNVDSLIFGVGMMPRAGVELVIISIGRQLGVIREEIFSAIVLMVIVSIILSPFMLERAIRYKESIMSSMQEPVSADTGQ
- a CDS encoding CBS domain-containing protein; the protein is MQDDAEERISSRDSSKLSDQCKNISVSEIMSRDPVSFREDDTIESIIKVMLEYSYHIYPVVDKRRNLVGTIDPGNVLEFLFFERIPRNNHTHLMAVRSLSETAEKMMVDHPLTVDHKTDLCDVADLMMKHHLERICVVNGNKLLGVVSRLDLIKKICSLRSN
- a CDS encoding ferredoxin-thioredoxin reductase catalytic domain-containing protein; its protein translation is MKFEGELESEFYERSKKNAEQTGYKLNTDWDVITTAVKGIANNKKQYGEWYCFCQKRTGDKEKDKKIICPCAARARDVENRGACKCGLYIK